A single region of the Prochlorococcus marinus str. MIT 0917 genome encodes:
- a CDS encoding DUF3153 domain-containing protein: protein MSNIASAIKAAEAALEKGDYNFCIKTIDPLLLDFQAETEIGGKLRLLIITAYMGKCDEKKAINICQTLIHNKKESVRQQSKQLLSILDAPHLPRPSNWSVEIPKIEMEPSLKSSFTKTKKKKEIINHPPTGPTKSLDFGFSIITLLIISLLTFLLSGCVDISTNLSVTGPDRLKISLDINSNSGVSIPWQMEFEENLTKENSILKLQDQEDKQHFESPTIRFEDANKLLQQIASAASKASGFNINKPEIITNNKNWIIGTSQNYKIYLDLREIPKIPGLKLNIVINDIGNKNNFKTKPLEPTFKKDLTFFPLEIGKINQLEISNWKWNQISVGIILIIALTLLSLSLQRFRLQMGFGFPELPP, encoded by the coding sequence ATGTCAAATATAGCTTCAGCAATAAAAGCTGCTGAAGCGGCCCTTGAAAAAGGTGACTATAATTTTTGCATAAAAACAATTGATCCTTTACTTCTAGATTTCCAAGCAGAGACTGAAATAGGAGGAAAACTTAGACTACTTATCATTACTGCCTACATGGGAAAATGTGATGAGAAAAAAGCAATCAATATTTGTCAAACATTAATCCACAATAAAAAAGAGAGCGTCCGTCAACAATCTAAACAGCTCTTATCAATACTTGATGCTCCACATTTACCAAGACCATCAAACTGGTCTGTAGAAATCCCGAAGATAGAGATGGAGCCATCTCTTAAATCGTCATTTACAAAAACGAAAAAGAAGAAGGAGATAATTAATCATCCTCCAACTGGTCCAACAAAAAGTCTAGACTTTGGATTTTCAATAATAACTTTATTAATTATTTCATTATTAACCTTCCTTTTGAGTGGTTGCGTTGACATATCAACAAATTTGAGTGTTACAGGTCCAGATCGACTAAAGATTTCACTTGATATAAATAGTAATTCTGGCGTATCAATTCCATGGCAGATGGAATTTGAAGAAAATCTTACTAAAGAAAATAGTATCTTAAAACTTCAAGATCAGGAAGATAAGCAACATTTTGAATCACCAACTATTCGTTTTGAAGATGCAAACAAATTACTTCAGCAAATAGCTTCAGCCGCGTCAAAAGCTAGCGGATTCAATATAAATAAACCTGAAATAATTACAAACAACAAAAACTGGATAATTGGTACAAGTCAAAATTATAAAATTTATTTGGATTTAAGAGAAATCCCAAAAATTCCTGGATTAAAACTAAACATAGTCATTAATGACATTGGCAATAAAAATAATTTCAAAACTAAACCTCTAGAACCTACTTTTAAAAAAGATTTAACTTTCTTTCCTCTTGAAATTGGAAAGATTAATCAACTGGAGATTTCAAATTGGAAGTGGAACCAAATTTCAGTTGGAATTATCTTGATAATTGCTTTAACTTTGTTGAGCTTATCCCTTCAAAGATTTCGTCTCCAAATGGGCTTCGGTTTTCCTGAGCTACCACCTTAA